The following are encoded in a window of Ruficoccus amylovorans genomic DNA:
- a CDS encoding sigma-54-dependent transcriptional regulator: MRFESALVVDDELIIRRTLQQFLQRKRLKVKTVASIQEALEQLGNDHDFEVMFLDLNLPDGLGTDLLEQLAARGTMPVTIMITAQGSIESAVKCMKLGAFDYLQKPFSIDELDLVLSKADRYEHLQAVNKQLAGDSARCGPRILGNSPRMAHMREMIDSVARTDATVLVHGKTGTGKELVAQEIHRQSMRRDKPFIRVNCAAVSESLIESEFFGHVKGAFTGAFENRIGRFELAHGGTLLLDEISEISLPLQAKLLRVLQEREFERVGSSNVIQIDTRIVATTNRDLQQSVVDGDFRQDLYYRLNVFPIESPPLREREGDIPLLAQHFLETYTRKHRRNLTRFHPDSLHLMQAHTWPGNVRELQNIVERAVILSTKGPQVTPNALPLELQLLAKSGTAPPSVAPNTTAPAPVAVAVSPPISPEPEEICSLEDQERRLILRALEHTGGNRTTAAEKLQISVRTLRNKLSLYREQNRTEFEPFFNN; this comes from the coding sequence ATGCGTTTCGAAAGCGCCCTGGTCGTTGACGACGAATTGATCATCCGCCGGACTCTCCAGCAGTTCTTGCAACGCAAGCGGCTGAAGGTCAAGACGGTCGCCTCCATCCAGGAAGCGCTTGAGCAGTTGGGGAACGATCACGACTTCGAGGTCATGTTCCTGGACCTGAACCTGCCCGACGGGTTGGGGACCGATTTGCTGGAGCAACTCGCGGCGCGTGGCACGATGCCCGTAACCATCATGATCACCGCCCAAGGCAGCATCGAGAGCGCCGTCAAGTGTATGAAGCTGGGCGCCTTCGACTACCTGCAGAAGCCTTTCTCTATCGACGAACTCGACCTCGTCCTCTCCAAGGCCGATCGCTACGAGCACCTCCAAGCCGTCAACAAACAGCTCGCTGGAGACTCTGCCCGTTGCGGGCCGCGCATTCTGGGCAACTCGCCGCGTATGGCCCACATGCGGGAGATGATTGACAGCGTCGCACGCACCGATGCCACGGTGCTGGTCCACGGGAAGACGGGCACCGGCAAGGAACTGGTCGCCCAGGAAATCCACCGCCAAAGCATGCGCCGGGACAAACCCTTTATCCGCGTCAATTGTGCCGCCGTCTCCGAATCGTTGATCGAGAGCGAGTTCTTCGGCCACGTCAAGGGCGCCTTCACCGGCGCCTTCGAGAACCGCATCGGGCGCTTCGAGCTGGCCCACGGCGGCACCTTGCTACTCGACGAGATCAGCGAGATTTCCCTTCCCCTCCAGGCCAAGCTGCTGCGCGTCCTGCAGGAACGGGAGTTTGAGCGCGTCGGGTCCAGCAACGTCATCCAGATTGACACCCGCATCGTCGCCACGACCAACCGCGACCTGCAGCAGTCGGTCGTAGACGGGGACTTTCGCCAGGACCTTTACTACCGCCTGAACGTTTTCCCCATCGAGAGCCCACCCCTCCGCGAGCGCGAGGGTGACATCCCTCTGCTTGCCCAGCATTTTCTGGAAACCTACACCCGTAAGCACCGCCGCAACCTCACCCGGTTCCACCCGGACAGCCTGCACCTCATGCAGGCCCACACCTGGCCAGGCAATGTGCGTGAGTTGCAGAACATCGTGGAGCGAGCCGTCATCCTTTCGACCAAAGGCCCGCAGGTCACGCCGAACGCCCTGCCCCTGGAGCTGCAACTGCTGGCCAAGAGTGGCACAGCTCCCCCCTCCGTCGCCCCCAATACCACCGCGCCCGCGCCAGTCGCAGTCGCCGTCTCTCCACCAATCTCTCCCGAACCCGAAGAAATCTGTTCCCTCGAAGATCAGGAGCGGAGGTTGATCCTCCGGGCCCTCGAGCACACCGGCGGCAACCGCACCACCGCCGCTGAGAAGCTCCAGATCAGCGTGCGCACCCTGCGCAATAAGCTCAGCCTCTACCGCGAGCAAAACCGCACGGAGTTCGAGCCCTTTTTCAACAACTGA